The DNA segment AAAAAGAAATactgaaaaaaatagaatagaattCATTCCATTCATTCATAATCAATTTTTTGTGGAATCATTCCTCTTTATAGTTTACCtattttttgtgaaattgatgGAATGAGTATTCCATTCAATTCATGTCaaataatgaaatttgttttggaATTAATGGAATAAGTCATTCCACATCATTCCatttcaaaaatcaataatcCAATTGCAGCCTTAGCCTTAGTGCTTTCTTACTTGAAAgcaaaatacaatacaaaagttctatgatattttattttacaatataaaaatgataaaaatcaattagtgatttcttatttgaaaataaaataaaattttaattatgtaaaaataattaaaaatacaaataatacagtatatttatgtttagttataaatttgaactaattaataataataaagaacaatttaataaataaaataaaatatgtatatgtatattaaatatCTGGTGTGGTGAATAGTATTACACCAGGTTTGATATAACATTGTTTATTTTACTTCAAATTTGGTGAGATactatatttttgatatttcatTAAAGATGAAATTACAttaaatttggtgttttgataTCCCATTCCAAATGGTGGTAGAAGTACAAAAATTTAGACACCAAAACATTGAACACGGTGTCGCTTTCTTAATGGCATGTaaagtattatatatagtattaatTGGCGCAGATAATTTTTTgtgaatctatcttattaaaacagaaacattacaacttcttctaggtagattttaaagttggaccttatgtaattaatgctatattaatctatttattattagacatgcttttttataaataattaatatcaaccattaccataatttttcacttcttaccttattattatatccactacgcatgtttccttatattgcatacaTTAGACATGgtttttgtaaataattatatcaatcattaccatagtttttcacttcttaccttattattttatccactatgcatgtttccttatattgcatacaTTTTACTATAaactagatacatccactaacatattatactataagatagattattaataatacatctactaatatataatactatacgacagattactaataatacaatatattgtatgtattcattaacttacatctatcaatattagcaataatatgaagacgactaacttTATACTTCGAATCTATTAACCATAATAttctaatttataacaaaaatgatattactgttacaaattagtttttataaaaattatgtatagcaacaatttgttatataagatacatttaatcaaaaaccaatttttttttcctgttcagaaaaaagaaacctaccaatatatactattaagttagccaaaaatcttcggaataaatagtaaatctcaccaacccaacaaaatgaatttaaaatataacaaaagatattatgtttggaATTTAGCTTACTGgatcgggtataaatctgttcatttcaggtatgagttcttaGAATCCTCAACATTTAGATCTAAATAGGTATTTGAAACTTTTTGGTCCGGGTTGATTTTTTTGGATCTGggttattttaacttttttatattataaatcttaaataatatacaacgtgtatataaaatatgtgaatcaaaaatAAACCCGTGCGGATGcacgggtcatgatctagtttctATTAATAGAAAACATGGTTTGAATCATTCTCATAACCTTGACTTCACATaggattttatttatttaaatcccTCTATTTATGTTAGTTTAGTATCTACAAATTAATATAGATCCTGAATACTATTTGGAAACAGAGTATAGATTCAGTATGTTGTGTAAGATCGCACACGCAACAAACAATGTCAATgactttactttttttttttgcacttaTATGTTATAATACCATTGGTGTAGACTAATGCTTAACTAAGTGCATGGGTTTCGGTTGTGCTTCTATTTGAGTCCCagtgaaagaaatgttttaTGCCATGTTTCTGATATTAGCAAACGCTAGTTCTGGCCCTAGAAAGAGATTAAGGCCTAACGTCCAACTCTCTTAATAAAAAGAGTTACATTATTATACACATAAAATGGTTTTGTAAATTGCAAAAGTTGTCAAAGTTTGCTTGGAGGCCTTAGGTAAGAATGCTTGGAGGCCTTTGGTAAGGAATGTGTATATATCAGTCTTCCAGAACGCAAGTTGCTCTATGTAAAATGGAAGATAAATGAagtaaacagaaaataaaagaaaaagcaaaagaaCATAGAGAGAAGAGGATTGAACATAAAAGAGTGAGAGCAACTCGGTACATTAGAAGAACCACATTTCAGTTCGTCTTTCCGCTTTGCTTTCTTGTTTGCTcacctctatttttttttcattttctaattatttattttatctgcATGATTTTCTTCTGCCATTAGAATTCTCCAGCCAGTCTACGTACGTAACAAGTTGATTACAAGTTTACAACACGTGTATAATATTCATTTCTACTAAGCTAAAGCGTTCGTTTTGTGTGGGTATGACATATATCtctgtttctttattttctagTATCTGTGAGCTttgtcaaaattttaatatattttgttaaaaatttgtATGTCATGTTCCAGTAAATTATTTACTCTTTATTATTTATTCGTGATAGTTATATATGTGAAATAATATCTAGTTTAATTTTGATGCCGTAGTCATTTTCAACCACTTACCTACTAAGCATCTTCTTGCAGTGTTAAGAAAGAGATATTATTAGCCTATTGTTCAAATACGGAtggatttttcaaaattatgaacAACCTCGTCATTATATACTTAATTGAAATAATTCATTTGAATAAATgtcttttaatttataattttatactagAATAAATTAGtcttaaagaaatattttactAGAAAAAGAAACCACCCTAAAAGAATGATCTCTTCAGTAAAACAGGTGAAAGCAGTTTAAGTTACTAAAGTTAACCTAATCGGTACGTTCAAGTAACCATCCAGTCTAGACTGATCCCCGACCTTGCAGGAAGCTGTAGAAGCATATATATGCTTCCCACTTTCATCATTGTAAATTACTTTCGGTAATTTTTACTAAAGTTTAAGTGATCTTATAGtatattcagaaaaaaatatatcgtAGTTTAGAACGTCATGTTCCAAGTTCAAATCACatagtaatttgtttttatttgctttCAGTCTTACAAAACTCAAAGACCGGCACTAACTATGAGCCATAAtcataataaaacaatatatgaGGTCCTAACCATGACTACTTACTTGCATTCTAGGCCAACTTTTTCTCCTTCGTGTTGGAGCCTAGCTATATAAAAAATCTTGCACCCATGATCTGCCAAAATCTTATCTTGAATTtgcttttttatataaattcatatatatatataatgaagttTAACAAATTGTTATATCGTCTAACCATTAAATAAGGGTTACCTCTATGCTTTCATCATTCAATTATTACTTGAGAATTTGAACTATACTGTATTAATCTTGACCAgtagctgacaaaaaaaaacacttaaccAGTAGTCTCCATTAGTTAAGCAGTCTATATCTCTTTCCgtttattttaccttttaaaaCGTAAGAACAAAACGTGAATATCGTTGATGAAACAAATGTTAATTCAAGTACAAATGAAAGAGAGCATCTATCTATGTGTTATCAACTGTTTCAAGTTGATTGGGCATGTACGGGCAAAACGTTAATGATTGAGAAACGgcaatagtaaaaataaaaatgtatgatTTAAAACTGAAAAACGTAAGTTTAGAATGAAAAGTTACTAATGAAAACTGTAAAATATGTTTACGTACAATTTCACGTGAACTAATTTTCTTGGAAATGTAATTTACTCAAGAGCTTTGTAATTTTATCCAACCGCAGAAAACATTGTaacatttaaaaacaaatcGCATATAGATATATGTGAAATAGGTAGAATCTAGACATAAAGCTTTTAAAAGAAAGAGTTGGCCTAAACCGAAATCGACCTGcattatttatcaaaaagttATATTGGTGTGGATTGGCTTTTGAATAATTTTCTAAGGACATTTGTTTTTGCAGTACACCTACAAAGacaatatatttaagtatatgtgtatatattaattatattatgattCACACAACATATATCTTcccttttttttgctaaattatatTCTATTATTATCCCCATTTTTTCTTAAGACCTCCCACTATATATACTAGAACTCCCCAAATGCTAAGGTCGTGCCATAAGCTTTTAATTAAAGAGAAACACTTACAAAGCTTATATCTCTCTTACCTCGAAGAGTTCGTCTTCTCCCTCCTATACaaataaaaacctaaattaTTCTTCCTACCAAAATAAACTCTAAAACCATGGCTATCTTCAACACTCAAAACACATGGGCCTTCGCCTTCGGCTTGCTCGGTATGAATTTATCtccttttatatcaaatttgatATCATCATAGCCTATATCCATATTCCAAAACCGATATGTCTTCTAACATTATACTTCCATTATAATCGTGTTTTTTTTCCAGGAAACATCATTTCCTTTGCTGTTTTCCTCTCCCCCGTGTAAGTAGTCACATCTTTACTTCATTAAAACATGAGTATCTAAATATATCAGCACATACGTTATATGTTACTATCTCGCTATAACTAGAACTAACAAACTATAATAATGATCATATACTAAACCAAACCAGTTGAGATATCAATATTTAATAGCCAAGATGATTCGATATGGATGCAGGCCAACGTTCTATAggatttggaagaaaaaaaccACAGAAGATTTTCAATCTCTTCCCTATGTGGTGGCGCTCTTCAGCGCGATGCTTTGGCTCTACTACGCTACTCAGAAAAAAGATGTCTTCCTTCTCGTCACCATCAACTCCTTTGGTTGCTTCATAGAAACCATATACATCGCCATATTCGTTGCCTTCGCCACCAAGAAAGCACGAGTATGTTCATTGATTAGACATTACGACATGTATATGtgagatatattatatttaatgacAATTTCGGTGCAGATGTTAACGGTGAAGCTCTTGTTGCTAATGAACTTTGGAGGATTCTGTCTGATTCTCCTCCTCTGCCAATTCTTAGCAAAAGGTTCCACACGTGCGAAGATTATCGGAGGAATCTGTGTCGGATTCTCTGTCTGCGTTTTCGCTGCGCCGCTTAGCATTATCGTAAGTATAGTCATAGCTAGCTAGCTAGTGTTacataatatatgttttgatttaatgaataaattaatcttgtatatattgaaaacaGAGAACGGTGATAAAGACAAAAAGTGTGGAGTACATGCCGTTTAGCTTATCCTTGACACTTACAATCAGTGCGGTCGTATGGCTTCTTTATGGTCTTGCTCTTAGGGATATCTACGTTGCTGTAAGTCATCAGAATCATTATCATAATCATATCATTATATTGCGTGAAAGTGTTTGCTTTTGTTTCTATATACCTGAGCCTACATATTATCATAGATTAAGAGGGACATggatttagcaaaaaaaaaaaaaaaaaagagggacATGGATTTACAAAAAGCATAGCCCTTTTGTTGGTATTATTGTCGcgttacatattatatattccACAAACGCTAAAGATACTCcttttatcttaaaaaaaacatCTTTTACAAAAGAGTTCTATCTACAAAACTGTTATAAAGTAATACAGTAGTATATTGCACGTAACCATTCTACAAATTGATATGGATCTATAAAAGTGAAAAgttcatatattaaaataaaaagtagttAATAATGCTTTGAGCACTAATACTTTTCATCTGTCGATATCACAGTTCCCGAACGTGATTGGGTTTGTTCTCGGTGCACTTCAAATGATACTTTACGTGGTTTTCAAATACTGCAAAACGCCGTCGGATTTGGTGGAGAAAGAACTCGAAGCCGCTAAGTTGCCGGAGGTGAGTATTGATATGCTGAAGCTAGGGACATTGGCATCTCCTGAAGCAGCAGAGATCACAGTCGTACCAACTGCGAACAAGTGTATATGTAATGATCAGAAGACTGAAACTGAAAATGGACAGCGAGTTAAAAACGGCACACACTCCACTGCAGCTtgttaaaaaacagaaaaactgTTTGCCTATCTTTTGCATTGTTGACTTTGTACTCTATCTTAATATCATCATCTACGTGTGCCAAGTCGAGGATTAATTATCTCGGGAATTACATTATCCTGAGTTGATTTTTCCCTTCTTCTTTTAATTACTAGTGTAACTAAATTATCTGTTGGATATGAATATCACCTTATTTTCCCGTTGAAAGGTTATAAAATTGCTCTCCCTAGTGTATAATTCAATAGTTATCTACCACATGTACAATTTTCTCGTCTTTCTGTTGAAATTAAGTTATTTTCTAGAAAAAAACTGATAAGATTGTAAACGTGGTGTACAATTGTACAATATCTAGTGGTTTTGTGGAAGTTCAGCTTCCTAAATTTGATTTTCGTTGAGAGGATATTAGACAATCGGTTCTTGTCACTGGCTTATGGGATTAGTCGGGCCTTTACGGCTCAGGTGATCTGAGTCATAAAAAAGAGTGGTGGTTAGTTTTTTTAAGAAGATATTGTGCTTATATAAAGTTTTTACTAGTTAGGAAAATTATGATGTCATACATTATAGTTAAAATGCATGAGTAAATTAAGTAGAGTAATTTAGTTTTACCTCATAATGAAGTAAAAGTGTGAAAATTTGTATTGTTATAGTTGACACCTCAATGAACATAATAAATCTAAGGTTCTAagtacatttttattataattttgattttttgaaatattgatTTGTTTCTATTATACACTAtcgcaaaagaaaaaaaaatcgaagctGATATATTTTACCATCTATAACATGAAGTTGATACAATGTATTATGCACCACATATGATTAGGAATAGAAACAGggaccaaacaaaaaaaggaaaacaaaatataacaaatactgaagtttttaatataaaagctATAGCTTATCATGaaaattgatttgtttttatatatctgTTAAGGTTTATCTCTAGAATAAACAAACTTTCGCTTTTATTAATTATAGTTTGTGTGGttataaaaacataatctaCGACTTCAAGTTAATAGTATATCATTCTAGTTTTTGTCTAGCTTGTATATAATTGTAACAGATTTGCTTAGAAGATGAGTATAAGAGAGAAAACTAGTGGTAGTTAATCGTATGTGGAGCAGGGATGGTGATATTGTTTTTGAGAGAGCTCTATCAATTCATACCGAAGTGTAACTAGTCGTAGTTCATCGTGGAGCAGGGATGATGATATTGTTTTTGAAAGAGCTCTATCAATTT comes from the Raphanus sativus cultivar WK10039 unplaced genomic scaffold, ASM80110v3 Scaffold3955, whole genome shotgun sequence genome and includes:
- the LOC108834098 gene encoding bidirectional sugar transporter SWEET12, yielding MAIFNTQNTWAFAFGLLGNIISFAVFLSPVPTFYRIWKKKTTEDFQSLPYVVALFSAMLWLYYATQKKDVFLLVTINSFGCFIETIYIAIFVAFATKKARMLTVKLLLLMNFGGFCLILLLCQFLAKGSTRAKIIGGICVGFSVCVFAAPLSIIRTVIKTKSVEYMPFSLSLTLTISAVVWLLYGLALRDIYVAFPNVIGFVLGALQMILYVVFKYCKTPSDLVEKELEAAKLPEVSIDMLKLGTLASPEAAEITVVPTANKCICNDQKTETENGQRVKNGTHSTAAC